The Streptomyces sp. NL15-2K genome contains a region encoding:
- a CDS encoding CBM35 domain-containing protein — protein MAGTLPATGSAAAAADPQRLSVDLAASEGPVMRGANGALYGLSDDGVPSDAALEPLKITSISQKPEGGAQHPNGDALTVSKSFFRNGGGEINVMMQDIYAKWPYEDLGIDDYLPKVDKITKEVSADPNSDRFVYIPFNEPDQIWYNLGTSDQAQYEKNRDRFFKDWKTVYQRIRAIDPDARIAGPNESSYHTRLLTDFLAFAKRENVMPQVMTWHELGSGSLRDFQGHYDNYRSIERELGIAPLKINIDEYANRRDLSVPGQLVQWVSMFERNKVYANQAYWDAAGNMDGNVVRSNIPNGGWWFFRWYAGLTGNTVKVSPPQANTIDTLQGLASLDTSRRQAQVLLGGSAGDSDVVVQNVSRSVFGRTVTATVAEAAWSGYEGRHATPRVLTRTKVNVAADGTVTVPLRGMHKMAAYRVVLTPGGSGTPTAASIPWTSSYEAEDAAITGGQVYTQGTVSNANGYAASGTKDVGSLNTDSSKVDFTVTVPRDGTYDLAILYGNQSGTPATQKLSIDGAAPVTVTYPSTENWTYRAKKDVGVRLSAGTHKLTLAKGAAEVTLDRVDLTARSGAPSASYEATLADIGGKPSYDYSSSAGVGTGALVLRSGDKAVFDVYAPRDGYYTVVPRASAAVKLALHGETVTAAPGQALRLYLVAGNNRVAMTAPYASVRSLDVSGDGSTDGTLSYEGAAATLAGGAKLVDSPYASAGSYIGWLGNSASSTAEFTVDAPKSGRYVLVVHYAHNDRRDNGHAYNTDIMSRTADVTVGTGAARKVTFKNTWSWDDYWTLGVPVELKKGSNKVTFGNASAWAPNIDRIELGRVVG, from the coding sequence ATGGCAGGCACCCTCCCCGCCACGGGTTCCGCGGCGGCTGCCGCCGACCCGCAGCGCCTCAGCGTCGACCTCGCCGCCTCCGAGGGCCCGGTGATGCGCGGCGCCAACGGTGCGCTGTACGGGCTCAGCGACGACGGGGTGCCCAGCGACGCCGCCCTGGAGCCCCTGAAGATCACCAGCATCTCGCAGAAGCCGGAGGGCGGCGCCCAGCACCCCAACGGCGACGCGCTCACCGTATCCAAGTCGTTCTTCCGCAACGGCGGCGGCGAGATCAACGTGATGATGCAGGACATCTACGCCAAGTGGCCCTACGAGGACCTCGGCATCGACGACTACCTCCCCAAGGTCGACAAGATCACCAAGGAGGTGTCGGCGGACCCGAACAGCGACCGTTTCGTCTACATCCCGTTCAACGAGCCCGACCAGATCTGGTACAACCTCGGCACCTCCGACCAGGCGCAGTACGAGAAGAACCGCGACCGGTTCTTCAAGGACTGGAAGACGGTGTACCAGCGCATCCGCGCGATCGACCCCGACGCGCGGATCGCGGGCCCGAACGAATCCAGCTACCACACGCGCCTGCTGACCGACTTCCTCGCCTTCGCCAAGCGCGAGAACGTCATGCCCCAGGTGATGACCTGGCACGAGCTGGGCTCCGGCTCCCTGCGCGACTTCCAGGGCCACTACGACAACTACCGTTCGATCGAGCGCGAGCTGGGCATAGCACCCCTGAAGATCAACATCGACGAGTACGCCAACCGCCGCGACCTGTCCGTCCCCGGGCAGCTCGTGCAGTGGGTCTCGATGTTCGAGCGGAACAAGGTGTACGCCAACCAGGCCTACTGGGACGCGGCCGGCAACATGGACGGCAACGTCGTCCGGTCCAACATCCCCAACGGCGGCTGGTGGTTCTTCCGCTGGTACGCGGGGCTGACCGGCAACACCGTCAAGGTGAGCCCGCCGCAGGCCAACACCATCGACACCCTCCAGGGACTCGCCTCCCTCGACACCTCCCGCCGCCAGGCCCAGGTCCTGCTCGGCGGCTCGGCCGGCGACTCCGACGTGGTCGTACAGAACGTCTCCCGGTCCGTCTTCGGCCGCACGGTCACCGCGACCGTCGCCGAGGCCGCCTGGTCCGGCTACGAAGGCCGGCACGCCACACCGCGCGTCCTCACCCGGACGAAGGTGAACGTGGCGGCCGACGGCACGGTGACCGTCCCGCTGCGCGGCATGCACAAGATGGCGGCGTACCGCGTCGTCCTCACCCCCGGCGGCTCCGGCACCCCGACCGCCGCCTCCATCCCCTGGACCTCCTCCTACGAGGCCGAGGACGCCGCCATCACCGGCGGCCAGGTCTACACCCAGGGCACGGTCAGCAACGCCAACGGCTACGCGGCCTCCGGCACGAAGGACGTCGGCTCGCTCAACACCGACTCCAGCAAGGTCGACTTCACGGTGACGGTGCCGCGCGACGGGACGTACGACCTGGCGATCCTCTACGGCAACCAGTCCGGCACCCCGGCCACACAGAAGCTGTCGATCGACGGCGCCGCCCCGGTCACGGTCACCTACCCCTCCACCGAGAACTGGACCTACCGCGCCAAGAAGGACGTCGGCGTGCGGCTGTCGGCCGGCACCCACAAGCTGACCCTGGCCAAGGGCGCCGCCGAGGTCACCCTCGACCGCGTCGACCTCACGGCCCGCAGCGGCGCGCCGTCCGCCTCCTACGAGGCCACGCTGGCGGACATCGGCGGGAAGCCGTCGTACGACTACTCCTCGTCGGCCGGGGTGGGCACGGGTGCCCTCGTCCTGCGCTCCGGCGACAAGGCGGTCTTCGACGTCTACGCCCCGCGCGACGGCTACTACACGGTGGTGCCGCGTGCCTCGGCGGCGGTGAAGCTGGCCCTGCACGGGGAGACGGTGACGGCGGCGCCCGGCCAGGCCCTGCGGCTGTACCTCGTGGCGGGCAACAACCGCGTCGCGATGACCGCCCCGTACGCCTCCGTCCGCTCCCTCGACGTCTCCGGTGACGGCTCGACGGACGGCACGCTCTCCTACGAGGGCGCGGCGGCCACCCTCGCGGGCGGTGCCAAGCTCGTCGACTCCCCGTACGCCTCCGCCGGTTCCTACATCGGCTGGCTCGGCAACAGCGCCTCCAGCACCGCCGAGTTCACGGTGGACGCGCCGAAGTCCGGCCGCTACGTGCTGGTCGTCCACTACGCGCACAACGACCGGCGCGACAACGGCCACGCCTACAACACGGACATCATGTCCCGTACGGCGGACGTCACGGTCGGCACCGGCGCGGCGCGGAAGGTCACCTTCAAGAACACCTGGAGCTGGGACGACTACTGGACGCTGGGCGTCCCGGTCGAGCTGAAGAAGGGCTCCAACAAGGTGACGTTCGGCAACGCGAGCGCATGGGCGCCGAACATCGACCGGATCGAACTGGGCCGGGTCGTCGGCTAG
- a CDS encoding rhamnogalacturonan lyase: protein MTRPSRTPHRRRLRHPGTLLAGTLAALLVGTGGMLTLQHSAGAAAPQIPQPTNKAATALAAARVAEKLDRGLVAVPATGGVLVTWRMLGDDPEGVTFRLYRGGTLIQETAKTNHLDTGGGSSSTYEIRAVVNGTEVKGGTASVWAGGRRDIPLQKPPGGTTRDGVAYTYSANDASVGDLDGDGQYELVLKWVPSNATDVANSGTCTGPTVFDAYELNGTRLWRVNLGTNVRSGSHYDSFQVYDYNGDGKAEMAVRTSDGSRDSAGTVIGNGSASHLADNCAVISGPEYLSIFNGQTGRVMDSVPFEPARGSVSDWGDTWGNREGRLLSATAYLNGSTPSMVFSRGIYERVALAAYTWNGTDLTRTWKFDTNSSTNQGKGYNQQGNHNLAVADVDADGRDEIIYGAMAVDDNGSGLWTTKLGHGDALHVGDLNPARPGLEAFNVHEHTNSAYGYEMHDARTGQVLWGQRTGTDVGRGLCADLTRDHAGAECWSSGGGLYAANGTKISDSVPAFGGGASYNSAIWWDGDANRELLDHRWSGSAGVGYGQILKYNGSTDLTRIWLDQDAKSNNWTKGNPALSADLLGDWREEMIWRNADSTALRLYTTPHPTEYRLPTLMHDPVYRLGIAWQNVGYNQPPQVSYYLGTK from the coding sequence ATGACCAGACCGAGCCGCACCCCCCACCGTCGCCGTCTTCGGCACCCCGGCACGCTCCTCGCCGGAACGCTCGCCGCGCTCCTCGTCGGCACCGGCGGCATGCTCACGCTGCAACACTCCGCCGGCGCCGCCGCACCGCAGATCCCGCAACCGACGAACAAGGCCGCCACGGCGCTGGCCGCCGCCCGCGTCGCCGAGAAGCTGGACCGCGGCCTGGTCGCGGTTCCCGCCACCGGAGGTGTTCTCGTCACCTGGCGCATGCTCGGCGACGACCCGGAGGGCGTGACGTTCCGGCTCTACCGAGGCGGCACTCTCATCCAGGAGACCGCCAAGACCAACCACCTCGACACCGGCGGCGGTTCGAGTTCGACGTACGAGATCCGGGCCGTCGTGAACGGCACCGAGGTGAAAGGCGGCACGGCCTCGGTCTGGGCCGGCGGGCGCCGCGACATCCCCCTCCAGAAGCCCCCGGGCGGCACCACCCGCGACGGCGTGGCCTACACCTACTCCGCCAACGACGCGAGCGTCGGCGACCTCGACGGCGACGGGCAGTACGAACTGGTCCTCAAGTGGGTGCCGTCCAACGCCACCGACGTCGCCAACTCCGGCACCTGCACCGGCCCGACCGTGTTCGACGCCTACGAGCTGAACGGCACCCGGCTGTGGCGGGTCAACCTCGGCACGAACGTGCGCAGCGGCTCGCACTACGACTCGTTCCAGGTCTACGACTACAACGGCGACGGCAAGGCGGAGATGGCCGTCCGCACCTCCGACGGCTCCCGGGACTCCGCGGGCACCGTCATCGGCAACGGGAGCGCCTCCCACCTCGCCGACAACTGCGCGGTGATCAGCGGCCCGGAGTACCTGTCGATCTTCAACGGCCAGACCGGCCGCGTCATGGACTCCGTCCCCTTCGAGCCCGCCCGCGGCTCGGTCTCCGACTGGGGCGACACCTGGGGCAACCGCGAGGGACGGCTGCTGTCGGCCACCGCGTACCTCAACGGGTCCACGCCCAGCATGGTGTTCAGCCGGGGCATCTACGAGCGCGTCGCGCTGGCCGCCTACACCTGGAACGGCACCGACCTCACCCGCACCTGGAAGTTCGACACCAACTCCTCGACGAACCAGGGCAAGGGCTACAACCAGCAGGGCAACCACAACCTCGCGGTCGCCGACGTCGACGCGGACGGCAGGGACGAGATCATTTACGGGGCCATGGCCGTCGACGACAACGGCAGCGGCCTGTGGACCACCAAGCTGGGCCACGGAGACGCCCTGCACGTCGGGGACCTCAACCCGGCCCGCCCGGGCCTCGAGGCCTTCAACGTCCACGAGCACACGAACTCCGCGTACGGCTACGAGATGCACGACGCCCGCACCGGCCAGGTCCTGTGGGGACAGCGCACCGGCACGGACGTCGGCCGCGGCCTGTGCGCCGACCTCACCCGCGACCACGCCGGCGCCGAGTGCTGGTCCAGCGGGGGAGGCCTCTACGCCGCGAACGGCACGAAGATCAGTGACAGCGTGCCGGCCTTCGGCGGCGGAGCGTCGTACAACTCGGCGATCTGGTGGGACGGCGACGCCAACCGGGAACTGCTCGACCACCGCTGGTCGGGCAGCGCCGGCGTCGGCTACGGCCAGATCCTGAAGTACAACGGCTCCACCGACCTCACCCGCATCTGGCTCGACCAGGACGCCAAGTCCAACAACTGGACCAAGGGCAACCCGGCGCTCTCCGCCGATCTGCTGGGCGACTGGCGCGAGGAGATGATCTGGCGCAACGCCGACTCCACGGCCCTGCGCCTCTACACCACCCCGCACCCCACCGAGTACCGGCTGCCGACCCTGATGCACGACCCGGTCTACCGGCTCGGCATCGCCTGGCAGAACGTCGGCTACAACCAGCCGCCGCAGGTCAGCTACTACCTCGGGACGAAATAG
- a CDS encoding AI-2E family transporter, translated as MWSALTLLVTGVVSVGVWLCITFQTAVTPVLLALLGTALLGPFYRRLVAMKFNKSLAAGLTCAAVILVVGGAAYIVVTALIDTGDQIISSLRNAAQSLSDEFGVAGTSLDDLAKNAKDLLSKFGGTAASGVLSGVGVVTEFIATAILAMLLMFFFLRDGDRAIASLHSFAPRGTGETLEVMARRAFQAIEGFMRGTTIIAFIDGVCIAVGLLILQVPGAVGLGALVFVGAYIPYLGAFLSGAVAILVAFADRGLATALWALGVVLAVQVLEGNVLQPMIQSRTVQMHPAAILLALTAGASIAGILGMLLSVPLTAAAFGVLSELRARYGEGAGDAAAPSGAAAVSVPAISSRGSS; from the coding sequence GTGTGGAGTGCGCTCACGCTTCTCGTCACCGGTGTCGTCTCGGTGGGCGTGTGGCTGTGCATCACCTTCCAGACCGCCGTCACTCCGGTGCTGCTCGCGCTGCTCGGCACCGCGCTGCTCGGCCCGTTCTACCGGCGGCTGGTCGCGATGAAGTTCAACAAGTCCCTTGCGGCCGGGCTGACCTGTGCCGCCGTCATCCTGGTCGTGGGCGGCGCCGCCTACATCGTGGTGACCGCCCTGATCGACACGGGCGACCAGATCATCTCCTCGCTGCGGAACGCGGCGCAGTCGCTCAGCGACGAGTTCGGCGTGGCCGGGACCTCCCTGGACGACCTCGCCAAGAACGCCAAGGACCTGCTGTCCAAGTTCGGCGGCACCGCGGCCTCCGGGGTGCTCAGCGGAGTCGGCGTCGTCACCGAGTTCATCGCCACGGCCATTCTGGCGATGCTGCTGATGTTCTTCTTCCTGCGCGACGGCGACCGGGCGATCGCCTCGCTGCACTCGTTCGCGCCGCGCGGCACCGGGGAGACCCTTGAGGTCATGGCCCGGCGCGCCTTCCAGGCGATCGAGGGCTTCATGCGCGGGACGACGATCATCGCCTTCATCGACGGCGTCTGCATCGCCGTCGGCCTGCTGATCCTCCAGGTGCCGGGCGCCGTGGGCCTGGGGGCGCTGGTGTTCGTCGGCGCGTACATCCCGTATCTGGGCGCCTTCCTCTCGGGTGCGGTGGCGATCCTGGTCGCGTTCGCGGACCGGGGCCTGGCCACGGCACTGTGGGCGCTCGGGGTGGTTCTCGCGGTGCAGGTCCTCGAAGGGAACGTGCTCCAGCCGATGATCCAGAGCCGGACGGTGCAGATGCACCCGGCGGCGATCCTGCTGGCGCTCACGGCGGGCGCTTCGATCGCCGGGATCCTCGGCATGCTGCTGTCGGTGCCGCTCACCGCGGCGGCGTTCGGCGTGCTGTCGGAGCTGAGGGCACGGTACGGGGAGGGGGCGGGCGACGCGGCCGCCCCGTCCGGGGCGGCCGCTGTTTCAGTCCCTGCTATTTCGTCCCGAGGTAGTAGCTGA
- a CDS encoding glycoside hydrolase family 31 protein, whose product MNQPAETQTPTGAVSLAQSSPTVGTFRERDGALEWSGRQETVRIEPWGPDAVRVRARLGGPMLEGLPGALLDEAPATESTVKIEDGQGSLTVGSLTVEVSAEGLIRFLRTDDSTELLAEERAHFWWPGSRLYTAVGNGYHRLEQRFAAYDDEKLFGLGQHQHGRLDQKGLVLDLVQRNAEVGIPVLTSSRGYTLLWNNPAIGRVELAGNGTRWVADSARQIDYWITAGAPADAQRHYSAVTGRTPMMPQWAAGFWQCKLRYRTQDELLAVAREYKRRGLPIDVIVCDFFHWTHLGEWKFDLKEWPDPAALVRELDEMGIKLVVSVWPSVSPLSENHPVMEQRGYFIGTQYGPMAHADWPDKEVASTVQVAFYDATNPEARDFVWSRVKENYLETYGITAFWLDACEPELKPGFAENLRYWAGPGLEVGNLYPTENARTFYEGLRASGEDEIITLNRSAWAGSQRYGAALWSGDIGTDFPTLRRQIAAGLNTSLSGIPWWNTDIGGFHGGDPDDPAYREVMVRWFQFGALSPLMRLHGFRDPGMPLGPEMTGGPNEVWSYGEEAGAILEQYLRLRERLKPYVLRVMREAHEEGLPVMRPLFLEFPEDQATWSVDDAYLFGGDLLVAPVLTAGATARTTYLPAGAAWTDAWTGETYEGGTTVTVDAPLDRIPLFLRDGASLPILPAAE is encoded by the coding sequence GTGAACCAGCCTGCCGAAACCCAGACCCCGACCGGCGCGGTCAGCCTCGCGCAGTCGTCACCCACCGTCGGCACCTTCCGTGAGCGGGACGGTGCGCTGGAGTGGAGCGGCCGCCAGGAGACCGTACGCATCGAGCCGTGGGGGCCCGACGCGGTCCGGGTCCGGGCCCGGCTCGGCGGTCCGATGCTCGAGGGGCTGCCGGGCGCGCTGCTGGACGAAGCGCCCGCCACCGAGAGCACCGTCAAGATCGAGGACGGGCAGGGGTCGTTGACCGTCGGCTCGCTGACCGTCGAGGTCAGCGCCGAGGGACTGATCCGCTTCCTGCGGACCGACGACTCCACCGAGCTGCTGGCCGAGGAGCGCGCCCACTTCTGGTGGCCCGGCTCGCGTCTCTACACCGCCGTCGGCAACGGCTACCACCGCCTGGAGCAGCGCTTCGCCGCCTACGACGACGAGAAGCTGTTCGGCCTCGGCCAGCACCAGCACGGGCGCCTCGACCAGAAGGGCCTGGTCCTGGACCTGGTCCAGCGCAACGCCGAGGTCGGCATCCCGGTGCTGACCTCCAGCCGCGGCTACACGCTGCTGTGGAACAACCCGGCGATCGGCCGCGTGGAGCTGGCCGGCAACGGCACGCGCTGGGTGGCGGACTCGGCCCGGCAGATCGACTACTGGATCACCGCGGGCGCCCCGGCCGACGCGCAGCGCCACTACAGCGCGGTGACCGGCCGTACGCCGATGATGCCTCAGTGGGCGGCGGGTTTCTGGCAGTGCAAGCTGCGCTATCGCACGCAGGACGAACTCCTCGCCGTGGCACGGGAGTACAAGCGGCGCGGCCTGCCCATCGACGTCATCGTCTGCGACTTCTTCCACTGGACGCACCTGGGCGAGTGGAAGTTCGACCTGAAGGAGTGGCCCGACCCGGCGGCGCTGGTCCGCGAACTGGACGAGATGGGCATCAAGTTGGTGGTCAGCGTCTGGCCGTCGGTGTCCCCGCTGAGCGAGAACCACCCGGTCATGGAGCAGCGCGGCTACTTCATCGGCACCCAGTACGGCCCGATGGCGCACGCCGACTGGCCGGACAAGGAGGTCGCCTCCACCGTCCAGGTCGCCTTCTACGACGCCACCAACCCCGAGGCGCGTGACTTCGTGTGGTCGCGGGTGAAGGAGAACTATCTGGAGACGTACGGCATCACGGCCTTCTGGCTGGACGCCTGCGAGCCGGAGCTGAAGCCGGGCTTCGCGGAGAACCTGCGCTACTGGGCGGGCCCGGGCCTGGAGGTCGGCAACCTCTACCCGACCGAGAACGCCCGCACCTTCTACGAGGGCCTGCGCGCCTCCGGCGAGGACGAGATCATCACCCTCAACCGCTCGGCGTGGGCGGGCAGTCAGCGCTACGGCGCCGCCCTGTGGTCCGGCGACATCGGCACCGACTTCCCGACCCTGCGCCGCCAGATCGCGGCCGGCCTGAACACCTCGTTGTCCGGCATCCCGTGGTGGAACACGGACATCGGCGGCTTCCACGGCGGCGACCCGGACGACCCGGCCTACCGCGAGGTCATGGTCCGCTGGTTCCAGTTCGGCGCCCTTTCCCCGCTGATGCGCCTGCACGGCTTCCGTGACCCGGGCATGCCGCTCGGTCCGGAGATGACCGGCGGCCCGAACGAGGTGTGGTCGTACGGCGAGGAGGCCGGGGCGATCCTGGAGCAGTACCTGCGGCTGCGCGAGCGCCTGAAGCCGTATGTACTGCGGGTGATGCGCGAGGCCCACGAGGAGGGCCTGCCGGTGATGCGCCCGCTGTTCCTGGAGTTCCCCGAGGACCAGGCGACCTGGTCGGTGGACGACGCCTACCTCTTCGGCGGGGACCTGCTCGTCGCGCCGGTGCTCACGGCGGGCGCCACGGCCCGCACGACGTACCTCCCGGCGGGCGCGGCCTGGACGGACGCGTGGACCGGTGAGACGTACGAGGGCGGTACGACCGTCACGGTCGACGCCCCGCTGGACCGCATCCCGCTGTTCCTGCGGGACGGGGCGAGCCTTCCGATCCTCCCGGCCGCCGAGTAG